The following is a genomic window from Amycolatopsis acidiphila.
TCCGCGCCGGTCCGGGTCGGCAACGCCGCGGCCGGACAGTTCCAGCTCGACGTGTGGGGCGAGGTCCTCGACGGGCTGCACCTCGCCCGCGAAGCCGGCCTGCCGACCGCCGAGCCCGCGTGGGACCTGCAACGGGGCCTGCTCGACTTCCTCGAAAGCCACTGGGACCAGCCCGACAACAGCCTCTGGGAGGTCCGCGGCCCGCGCCGCCACTTCGTCCACTCCAAGGTGATGGCCTGGGCCGGTCTCGACCGCGCCGTCCGCACCGTCGAGAACCACCACCTCGACGGCCCCGTCGGCCAGTGGCGTGCCCTGCGCGACCGCATCCACCGGGACGTGTGCGAGCACGGCTACGACGAGGACCGCAACACCTTCACCCAGTTCTACGGCTCCCGCGGACTCGACGCCGCCCTGCTGCTCATCCCGCGGGTCGGCTTCCTGCCCTGGCACGACCGCCGGGTGCACGGCACCGTCGAGGCCGTGCGCACCGAGCTCGCCCACGACGGCTTCGTGCGGCGCTACGACCCGGACGCCGACGGCGGCGTGGACGGCCTGCCCGGGCACGAAGGCAGCTTCCTCGCCTGCGCGTTCTGGCTCGCCGACGCCCTGCACGGCACCGGCCGTGAGGACGACGCCCAGCGGTTGTTCGAGAAGCTCCTCGGCCTGCGCAACGACGTCGGCCTGCTCAGCGAGGAGTACGACACCGAGCGGGGCCGGCAGGTCGGCAACACACCACAGGCCTTCAGCGTGGTCGGTCTGGTCAACACGGCCCGCCACCTCGGCGGAACCCCCACCGTCACCAGCGCTTCCCGGGAGCAGCAGGGCCTCCGCGAGACGCCCGCCGGGTGACCCGCGTCAGAGCGTGCCGGTGAGCGCTTGCAGGCCCAGGCTGGAGGCGGCGACGGCCAGCCACAGCAGGGCGCCGAGCACCAGTGGCCGGTGCCCGGCCGCGCGCACGTCGGCCAGGCGCAGGGACAGGCCGATGCCGGCCAGCGCGGTGGTGATCAGGAACGTGCCCAGGGCCGAGAGTGCCGGGTGCCAGGACGCGGGGATCACCCCGAGCGTGTCCAGGGCCGCGGCGGCGAGGAACCCGATCAGGAACAGCGGCACGATCTTGCGCCAGGGCATGTCCCGTAGCCGGAACCGCGCACCGCCGCCGGCCGCGGCGAGGTTGGCCTCCCGCCGGGCCGCGAGCAGCGCGAGCGTGAGCACGACGGGGATGATCATCAGGGTCCGGGTGAGCTTGACGACGATGCCGTAGCTCCCCGCGTCGCCGCCGTAGGCGAACGCGGCGGCCACGACCGAGGACGTGTCGTTGATCGCGGTACCCGCCCACAGGCCGAACGAGTGCGGGCTCATGCCGAGCAGATGCCCCAGCGGCGGGAACAGCAGCACCGCGGCGATGTTGAAGGTGAAGATCGTGCCCACCGCGTAGGCGACCTCCGCCTGCTTCGGCTTGATGACCGCACTCGTCGCGGCGATCGCGGACGCACCGCAGATCCCGGTGCCCACCCCGATCAGCGTCCGGGTGTCGCCCCGCACCCCCAGCAGCCGGCCCAGCAGCCACGCGCCGCCGAGCGCTACGGCCAGCGTGCCCAGCATGACCGGCAGCGAACTGCGGCCGACCACGACGACCTGCCGCAGCGACAACCCTGTCCCGAGCACGACGATCGACGACTGCAGCACGGGCCTGGCCGCGACCGCGTAGCCCGCCCTCCACCTCGGCCCCCGCAGCGCCGGGACGGCCGCGCCGGCGATCGCGCCGAGCACGATGCCGAAGACCGGGCCGCCGACCAGCGGCACGAACCGGCCCGCCACCGTGGCGACCGCCGCGACGACGACCGCGACCGCCAGCCCCGGTACGGGCCGCGCGAGCGAGCCTGCCCAGGAGGTGTCCGGCCGGATCCCGGCGACCTTGCTGTCGACCGCCACCGGAGCACCCCTTCCAAATGTACGTATCTTGACCCTACAATATGTCCGTACATTTGCCAAGAGGGCTGCGCCGATCGTCCGGCGCGCGCGATCCTCGGTACTGTCGGTGCCCGGAGGCGATGGCTGTGAAGGACCAGGGGCTGGACCGCGACGGCGCGGCGCCGCTGTGGCGGCAGCTGCAGCAGTTGCTGCTCCACCGGATCGCGGACGGCGAGTTCGCGGCCCGGTTCCCCGGCGAGCTCGTGCTCGCCGAGGAGTACGGAGTGAGCAGGCAGACGGTTCGCCAGGCCCTGCGGCAGCTGCGCGCCGACGGCACCCTCGTGGCCGAGCGCGGCCGGCAGCCCCGGGTCGCTCCCCCGGCGGAGATCACCCAGCCGGTCGGGGCGCTCTACAGCCTCTTCGCCGCCGTCGAGGCCGCCGGGCTGGCGCAGTACAGCGTCGTGCGCACCCTCGACGTGCGGGCCGA
Proteins encoded in this region:
- a CDS encoding YeiH family protein, producing MAVDSKVAGIRPDTSWAGSLARPVPGLAVAVVVAAVATVAGRFVPLVGGPVFGIVLGAIAGAAVPALRGPRWRAGYAVAARPVLQSSIVVLGTGLSLRQVVVVGRSSLPVMLGTLAVALGGAWLLGRLLGVRGDTRTLIGVGTGICGASAIAATSAVIKPKQAEVAYAVGTIFTFNIAAVLLFPPLGHLLGMSPHSFGLWAGTAINDTSSVVAAAFAYGGDAGSYGIVVKLTRTLMIIPVVLTLALLAARREANLAAAGGGARFRLRDMPWRKIVPLFLIGFLAAAALDTLGVIPASWHPALSALGTFLITTALAGIGLSLRLADVRAAGHRPLVLGALLWLAVAASSLGLQALTGTL